CCGCCTCACGCTCGGCGGTGTCGCCATGGGTGCGCTCGGCCTGCTCCTGTCGCTCGCCATCGGCCTTTGGGTGGATGCGCTGATCCGCGATCTCTTCAGCCGCAACGACTGGCTCGGCTATCTCGCTCTCGCCGCCGCGGCCATCGCCGTGCTCGCCCTTCTCGGCGTGGTGCTGCGCGAACTCATCGGCCTTCGCCGCCTCGCCGCCGTGCAGGACCTCAAGCGCGACGTGATCGAGGCCGCCGCCTCGCCGAAACCATCCGCCGGTCGCGCCATCGTCGCCCGCCTCGTCGACCTGCTCGCCGCCCGCCCGCAGACGGCGCGAGGCCGTGCCCGGCTTACCGAGACGGAGGGCGAGATCATCGATGCCGCCCATCTCGTCGATCTTGCCGAGCGGGAACTGATGGAACCGCTCGACCGGGAAGCCCGCGCGCTGATTCTGGGCGCCGCCAAGCGCGTCTCCATCGTCACGGCCGTCAGTCCGCGCGCGCTGGTCGATCTCGGCTATGTGATCTACGAATGCAGCCGGCTGGTGCGCGGCATGGCGGAGCTTTACGGCGGCCGGCCGGGCAAGATCGGCATGCTGCGGCTGATGCGCGACGTCGTCGCCCATCTTGCCGTCACCGGCTCCATCGCCATGGGCGACAGCCTCGTGCAGCAGGTCCTCGGCCACGGGCTGGCGTCCAAGCTTTCCGCGCGGCTTGGCGAAGGCGTGATCAAC
This DNA window, taken from Shinella zoogloeoides, encodes the following:
- a CDS encoding YcjF family protein — protein: MNDRPRKPAAFALPADASAREPQSEKRPRAPAAFDEAVRLTPDAEDPFIATTADLPDLAPPVATPRPRRLTLGGVAMGALGLLLSLAIGLWVDALIRDLFSRNDWLGYLALAAAAIAVLALLGVVLRELIGLRRLAAVQDLKRDVIEAAASPKPSAGRAIVARLVDLLAARPQTARGRARLTETEGEIIDAAHLVDLAERELMEPLDREARALILGAAKRVSIVTAVSPRALVDLGYVIYECSRLVRGMAELYGGRPGKIGMLRLMRDVVAHLAVTGSIAMGDSLVQQVLGHGLASKLSARLGEGVINGLMTARIGIAAMDLCRPMPFRALKRPGIGDFIGDLTPGGGSGRRDEA